In Crinalium epipsammum PCC 9333, the following are encoded in one genomic region:
- a CDS encoding AAA-like domain-containing protein — translation MNQETFCKIYQQALTPRQNQVLSLFLAGSKDEEILKEIRATHITTVIHHIRNICQKFEIIPEAYSDYRESLLELFLKYKRTLVSPKILEKYGYITKSIPFPDRPEPINSPYYIARDCIESKCYAKLEEPGALLRVKAPKQMGKTSLIKRIIADAHQKNYQTVYLNIGLIDTNKFTNSYSFLRSFYTYFQQKVPNAPAMQEWDNDDLLMLNCTRQFQKLLQQLDGVLVLVLDQVDRLFEYPEIYHNFFPMLRNWYEKSKESETWEKLRLVIAYSTEDYGKLGINQSPFNVGEFIKLEEFNLEQMYSLADRHGVSREDMMPLKEMVAGHPYLVRLALYHLSQQNITIQQLIKDAPTNAGIYQQHLLRHLEILENQQELGKVFQQILAQELVTLEKKTIQLYQLESMGLIKLEGNSARVSRKLYQLYFSDRLN, via the coding sequence CAACGCATATAACTACAGTAATCCATCACATCAGAAATATCTGCCAAAAATTTGAAATTATTCCCGAAGCTTATTCTGATTATCGGGAAAGTTTACTAGAATTATTTCTCAAATATAAGCGCACCTTAGTCAGCCCCAAAATTTTAGAAAAATACGGATATATTACTAAAAGTATCCCTTTCCCAGACCGTCCAGAGCCGATAAATTCTCCTTATTATATTGCGCGAGATTGTATAGAATCAAAATGTTATGCCAAACTAGAAGAGCCAGGTGCTTTATTGCGAGTCAAAGCACCTAAACAAATGGGTAAAACTTCCTTAATCAAAAGAATTATTGCTGATGCCCATCAAAAGAACTATCAAACAGTTTACTTAAATATTGGTTTAATTGACACTAATAAATTTACTAACTCTTATAGTTTCTTACGCAGCTTTTATACATATTTTCAACAAAAAGTTCCCAACGCACCAGCAATGCAAGAATGGGATAACGATGATTTGCTGATGCTGAATTGTACCCGCCAGTTTCAAAAATTATTACAACAACTAGACGGCGTGTTAGTCTTAGTGCTTGATCAAGTGGATAGATTATTTGAATATCCAGAAATCTATCACAACTTTTTTCCCATGTTGCGAAATTGGTATGAAAAAAGCAAAGAATCTGAAACTTGGGAGAAACTACGCCTAGTAATTGCTTATTCTACAGAAGATTATGGCAAATTAGGAATTAATCAATCTCCTTTTAATGTCGGAGAATTTATTAAGCTAGAGGAATTTAATTTAGAGCAAATGTACTCTTTAGCTGACCGTCATGGCGTTAGCAGGGAAGATATGATGCCACTTAAAGAAATGGTGGCAGGACATCCTTATTTAGTACGTTTAGCATTATATCATTTATCTCAACAAAATATTACTATTCAACAGTTAATTAAGGATGCACCTACAAATGCAGGAATTTATCAGCAACATTTACTAAGACATTTAGAAATACTGGAAAATCAACAAGAATTAGGGAAAGTTTTTCAACAAATTCTTGCTCAAGAGCTTGTCACTTTAGAAAAGAAAACAATTCAACTGTATCAGTTGGAGAGTATGGGATTAATTAAATTAGAGGGAAATTCAGCCAGAGTTAGCCGGAAATTATATCAGTTATATTTTAGCGATCGCTTAAATTAA
- a CDS encoding TM0106 family RecB-like putative nuclease codes for MLLTVERLLSYLRCPRRTFLDIYGDRTLKAPPSDFLLKLQQERLVHENFVLTEQISQGATPHIKPDYQKGDWQTGVKATVALMQQGVERIYQGVLSTTIEPSTLGLNESPLEELTLLSSPDLLIKQPGKSYFGDWVYIPIDIHLGKRPKQEYQIIAAYHTQNLAAVQGAWSEEAWLILRERGSYQVDLWRWLPELQIHLKECFQMLLEKQEPEVFISRQQCSICPWQIGCHELATSQQHLSLLPGVTPKRYEHLKTLRLTSLESLADANPVYLEPEMDAELAQQIVRQAQAVLTNQVLLVPSLSNSTKVNIPTADIEIYFDIEAEPSLNLDYLLGILVVDKIAQTEKFYPVLAEKPEDQQLIWQQFLDLIEAYPNAPIFHYSPYETDTIKRLAKLYKTPYQQIEPVLSRCVDLHQELIDTVTLPLHGYSLKLIANWLGFNWRDPLASGSQSICWYDEWLQKGDRTLLDLILRYNEDDCRATRHVKDWLVEFLQDTSQDVVDKPE; via the coding sequence ATGCTGCTAACTGTTGAAAGACTCCTAAGTTATCTACGTTGTCCACGTAGAACCTTTTTAGATATATATGGCGATCGCACTCTGAAAGCCCCTCCTAGCGACTTTTTGTTGAAACTACAACAAGAACGACTGGTGCATGAAAATTTTGTTCTGACAGAGCAAATTAGCCAAGGCGCTACCCCACATATAAAGCCAGATTACCAGAAAGGTGATTGGCAAACTGGCGTTAAGGCTACCGTAGCTTTAATGCAGCAGGGTGTTGAACGTATTTATCAAGGTGTACTGAGTACAACCATAGAACCTAGCACTCTAGGTTTAAATGAATCGCCGTTAGAAGAATTAACATTATTAAGTTCTCCAGATTTGTTAATTAAACAGCCTGGAAAATCCTACTTCGGTGATTGGGTTTATATTCCTATAGATATTCATTTAGGCAAACGTCCCAAGCAAGAATATCAAATTATTGCAGCATATCATACCCAAAATTTAGCAGCAGTTCAAGGTGCTTGGTCAGAAGAAGCTTGGTTAATCTTACGGGAAAGAGGAAGTTATCAAGTAGATTTGTGGCGCTGGCTTCCAGAATTGCAAATTCATCTGAAAGAATGTTTTCAAATGCTGCTGGAAAAGCAGGAACCGGAAGTATTTATTTCTCGACAACAGTGTAGTATCTGCCCTTGGCAAATAGGTTGCCATGAGCTTGCAACCTCTCAACAGCACTTATCTTTATTACCTGGCGTTACTCCCAAGCGATACGAGCATTTAAAAACGCTCAGGCTAACTAGCTTAGAGTCTCTAGCTGATGCAAATCCAGTTTATTTAGAGCCTGAGATGGACGCTGAGTTAGCGCAACAGATAGTCAGACAAGCGCAAGCTGTTTTAACAAATCAGGTGCTGTTAGTTCCCTCTTTATCCAATTCAACCAAGGTAAATATACCAACAGCAGACATTGAAATATATTTTGATATTGAAGCCGAACCAAGTTTAAATCTTGACTATCTCTTGGGAATTTTAGTTGTTGATAAAATTGCTCAAACAGAAAAATTTTATCCTGTATTAGCAGAAAAACCTGAAGATCAGCAATTAATCTGGCAGCAATTTTTAGATTTAATTGAAGCTTATCCAAACGCACCAATTTTTCATTATTCACCTTATGAAACAGACACAATCAAGCGTTTAGCGAAGCTTTACAAGACACCATATCAACAAATTGAACCAGTACTATCGCGCTGTGTCGATCTGCATCAAGAGCTTATAGATACCGTAACCTTACCATTGCATGGATATTCTCTTAAATTAATTGCTAACTGGTTGGGGTTTAACTGGCGAGATCCCTTAGCAAGTGGTTCCCAATCTATCTGTTGGTATGATGAATGGTTACAAAAAGGCGATCGCACACTGCTGGACTTAATTCTGCGTTACAACGAAGACGACTGCCGCGCCACCCGCCACGTTAAAGATTGGCTAGTCGAGTTTCTACAAGATACTTCTCAAGATGTAGTTGACAAACCAGAATAA
- the gltX gene encoding glutamate--tRNA ligase: MTVRVRIAPSPTGNLHIGTARTAVFNWLYARHNGGKFILRIEDTDEERSRPEYTQNILDGLTWLGLNWDEGPIFQSDRLDLYRQAVQTLLDKGLAYRCYTSETELDEMRTAQKARKEAPRYDNRHRNLTPEQEDAFKAEGRRPVIRFKIDDNREIVWNDLVRGKVTWRGSDLGGDMVVARASDESHIGQPLYNLAVVVDDIDMNISHVIRGEDHIANTAKQILLYEAFDAAVPEFSHTPLILNQEGKKLSKRDGVTSISDFQQMGYTAEALANYMTLLGWSAPDSTKEIFTLEEAAKEFGFERVNNAGAKFDWEKLNWLNGQYIHKMPVDQLTDQLIPYWQAAGYEFDPEGDRTWLEQISALIGASLNRLEEAVEMSLVFFTQTVEYNEEAAAQLQQPGAADVVNAIAQALETNNSLSADDAQTIIKQVTKEKNLKKGVVMRSLRAALTGEVHGPDLIQSWLLLQARGLDKLRLEKALAR; encoded by the coding sequence ATGACTGTTAGAGTTCGTATTGCTCCTAGTCCTACGGGAAATTTACATATTGGTACAGCAAGAACTGCTGTATTTAACTGGCTGTATGCGCGTCATAATGGCGGCAAATTTATTCTCAGAATTGAAGACACAGATGAAGAGCGATCGCGCCCAGAATATACTCAAAATATCCTTGATGGTCTTACTTGGCTGGGATTAAATTGGGATGAAGGACCAATTTTTCAGTCAGATCGGCTCGATTTATATCGCCAAGCCGTCCAAACTCTTTTAGATAAAGGATTAGCTTATCGCTGCTATACCAGTGAAACCGAATTAGACGAAATGCGGACAGCGCAAAAAGCTAGAAAAGAAGCACCGCGCTACGATAACCGCCACCGCAACTTAACTCCAGAACAAGAAGACGCATTTAAAGCTGAAGGTCGTCGTCCAGTAATTCGTTTTAAGATTGATGACAACCGCGAAATAGTTTGGAATGATTTAGTTCGAGGTAAAGTTACCTGGCGTGGTAGTGACTTGGGTGGTGATATGGTAGTTGCCCGTGCCTCTGATGAAAGCCACATTGGACAACCTTTGTACAATTTAGCTGTGGTAGTCGATGACATTGATATGAATATCAGCCATGTCATCCGAGGAGAAGACCATATTGCTAATACAGCAAAGCAAATTCTACTGTACGAAGCTTTCGACGCTGCTGTGCCGGAATTTTCCCACACACCTTTAATTTTGAATCAAGAAGGCAAAAAGCTATCGAAACGAGACGGCGTTACCTCGATTTCTGACTTTCAGCAGATGGGTTATACTGCCGAAGCTTTAGCTAATTATATGACCCTATTAGGTTGGTCAGCGCCAGATTCAACCAAGGAAATTTTTACCTTAGAAGAAGCAGCGAAAGAGTTTGGTTTTGAGCGTGTAAATAATGCAGGCGCTAAATTTGATTGGGAAAAGTTAAATTGGCTTAATGGTCAATATATCCATAAAATGCCAGTGGATCAGTTAACAGATCAGTTGATTCCATATTGGCAGGCGGCTGGATATGAATTTGACCCAGAGGGCGATCGCACTTGGCTAGAACAGATTTCTGCCTTAATTGGTGCTAGTTTGAATCGTTTAGAAGAAGCTGTAGAAATGAGCCTCGTCTTCTTTACTCAAACCGTAGAGTATAACGAAGAAGCTGCTGCCCAGTTACAGCAACCTGGCGCTGCTGATGTAGTCAATGCGATCGCACAAGCATTAGAAACTAATAACTCCTTGAGTGCAGATGATGCCCAAACCATCATTAAACAGGTCACAAAAGAGAAAAACCTCAAAAAAGGAGTGGTAATGCGATCGCTCCGTGCAGCCCTTACTGGGGAGGTACATGGCCCTGATTTAATTCAATCTTGGCTACTATTACAGGCGCGGGGATTAGATAAATTACGCCTGGAAAAAGCCTTAGCAAGATAA
- a CDS encoding thermonuclease family protein yields MKVDLYKYRAIVKAVYDGDTCTVDIDLGMKVWIHGEKLRLSRINTPEIRGEQREAGLAAGEFLRKQIDGKQVFIETIKDSQEKYGRYLAEIWLENPNDQWININDLMVSQGHAVYKTY; encoded by the coding sequence ATGAAGGTTGATTTATATAAATATCGTGCCATTGTAAAAGCCGTTTACGATGGCGATACCTGTACTGTCGATATTGACTTAGGTATGAAGGTGTGGATACATGGTGAAAAACTCCGTCTATCCCGAATTAATACGCCTGAAATCCGAGGAGAACAGCGAGAAGCGGGTTTGGCGGCGGGCGAATTTCTCAGAAAGCAAATTGATGGAAAACAGGTTTTCATTGAAACTATCAAGGACTCCCAAGAAAAGTATGGTAGATACTTAGCTGAGATTTGGCTGGAAAATCCAAATGATCAGTGGATTAATATTAATGATTTGATGGTTTCCCAAGGACACGCGGTTTATAAAACCTATTGA
- a CDS encoding RNA-guided endonuclease InsQ/TnpB family protein, which yields MLDVLKVRIYPNKGQQQALAKSFGCSRFVFNYYLNKTNTQYEETGKGMSYYDMAKDLTQLKKLSDYEWLTEVTAATLQQTLKNLESAFKNFFSKRARFPKFKSKHRKQSIRYPESCSIKNGGLKLPKLGIVKANISKSINGKIKSVTVSQTSTDKYFAAILFETDDLTTNKKGKITSIDLGLSNLVTTFDGKDFDKVDPIKPTRKYAKRLRRRQQALSRKKKGSLNRQKQVKRVARVHEKIANTRQDFLHKLSRKLVDENQVIIAENLCIKGLARTKLAKSILDAGWGMLLNFISHKLDREGAIFVQVDRFFPSSKLCNSCKVKNNSLNLSIREWVCPECKTHHDRDENATQNLREEGIRILLTNTVGHTEIQACGETVRLNGACIKEQVSVKQESPVTAQA from the coding sequence ATGTTAGACGTACTCAAGGTGAGAATTTATCCAAATAAGGGGCAACAACAAGCATTAGCCAAAAGCTTTGGTTGTTCTAGATTTGTATTTAATTATTACCTGAACAAAACTAACACTCAGTATGAAGAAACGGGTAAGGGTATGAGCTATTACGACATGGCTAAAGACCTTACTCAACTCAAAAAGCTATCTGATTATGAATGGTTAACAGAAGTAACTGCTGCTACATTACAACAAACACTTAAAAACTTAGAATCAGCTTTTAAGAACTTTTTTAGTAAAAGAGCAAGATTCCCTAAGTTTAAAAGTAAACATAGAAAGCAATCAATTCGTTATCCTGAAAGCTGTTCAATTAAAAATGGTGGTTTAAAACTTCCAAAACTTGGCATTGTTAAAGCAAACATTTCAAAAAGTATTAACGGTAAAATTAAGTCTGTAACTGTTTCTCAAACCAGTACAGATAAATATTTTGCTGCAATTTTATTTGAAACTGATGATTTAACAACTAACAAGAAAGGGAAAATCACAAGCATTGACTTAGGTTTAAGTAATTTAGTTACTACTTTTGATGGAAAAGATTTTGATAAAGTTGATCCGATTAAACCTACCAGGAAATATGCTAAACGTTTAAGACGTAGACAACAAGCATTATCCAGAAAGAAAAAAGGGTCTTTAAATCGTCAGAAACAGGTTAAGAGAGTTGCTAGAGTTCACGAAAAAATAGCGAACACAAGACAAGATTTTCTCCATAAGCTCTCAAGAAAATTAGTAGACGAAAACCAAGTCATTATAGCTGAGAACCTTTGTATTAAAGGATTAGCACGTACCAAACTAGCGAAATCAATATTAGATGCTGGTTGGGGAATGTTGCTTAATTTTATCAGCCATAAACTAGATAGAGAGGGAGCAATATTTGTTCAAGTTGACAGATTCTTTCCTAGTAGCAAGCTTTGTAATAGTTGTAAAGTTAAGAACAATTCATTAAATCTCAGTATTCGTGAATGGGTTTGTCCTGAATGTAAAACTCACCACGATAGAGATGAAAATGCAACACAAAATCTTAGGGAAGAGGGCATAAGAATTTTGTTAACAAATACCGTAGGACATACGGAAATTCAAGCTTGTGGAGAAACTGTAAGACTTAATGGTGCTTGCATCAAAGAGCAAGTTTCAGTGAAGCAAGAATCTCCCGTCACAGCGCAAGCTTGA
- a CDS encoding DUF1499 domain-containing protein translates to MMFAGKRPNNLGVNDGKLAPCPNTPNCVCSQDTDAGHKIEPLTYNSTVAEAIANLKQVIQSMPKTQIITENTNYLYAEFTSALMGFVDDVEFYLDDTAKVIHVRSASRLGKSDLGVNRNRIEAIRTKLKEIKS, encoded by the coding sequence ATGATGTTTGCAGGAAAAAGACCTAATAACCTGGGCGTTAATGATGGTAAATTAGCACCTTGCCCTAATACCCCAAATTGCGTTTGTAGCCAAGATACAGATGCCGGACACAAAATTGAGCCATTAACGTATAACTCTACTGTGGCAGAAGCGATCGCCAATCTCAAGCAAGTGATCCAATCAATGCCCAAAACTCAAATCATCACAGAAAACACCAATTATTTATACGCAGAATTTACCAGCGCCCTTATGGGTTTTGTTGACGACGTGGAATTTTATTTAGATGATACCGCAAAAGTCATTCATGTGCGTTCCGCTTCTCGTCTAGGCAAATCTGATTTAGGAGTCAACCGTAATAGAATTGAAGCCATTAGAACGAAACTGAAAGAAATTAAAAGTTAA
- a CDS encoding sensory rhodopsin transducer: MSKAIGHTCWAIPEGYIPAYSTGPEPQFLSHETACILNTSDQDAHVEITIYFSDREPIGPYQVTVPARRTKHLRFNDITDPEPIPLDTDYASVFNSDVPIIVQHTRLDSRQAENALLSTIAYPSSNS; encoded by the coding sequence ATGAGTAAAGCAATAGGACATACTTGCTGGGCTATCCCTGAAGGCTATATTCCTGCGTATAGTACTGGCCCTGAACCTCAATTTCTTAGTCATGAAACTGCCTGTATACTGAATACCTCAGACCAAGATGCTCATGTAGAAATAACTATTTACTTTAGCGATCGCGAACCTATTGGCCCCTATCAAGTCACTGTGCCAGCGCGACGCACTAAACATCTGCGCTTTAATGACATTACCGATCCTGAGCCAATTCCCCTCGATACAGACTACGCCAGCGTCTTTAACTCAGATGTACCCATAATTGTGCAGCATACTCGACTTGATTCACGTCAGGCGGAGAATGCTTTACTCAGCACGATCGCATATCCCAGCAGTAACTCATAG
- a CDS encoding alpha-amylase family protein yields MLDLWYKNAVIYCIDVETYMDANGDGIGDFIGLTQKLDYLAGLGVTCIWLMPFYPSPNKDNGYDVMDYYNVDSRLGTLGDFVEFTVQARERGMRILVDLVVNHTSSQHPWFQAACKNKNSKYWNYYLWSKQKPKDIKEGIVFPGFQKTTWTYHPEAEAYYAHRFYDHQADLNITNPEVRAEIQKIMGFWLALGVSGFRIDAAPFLIELQQADNICEMVDDPIVYIEEFRKFLSWRQGNAILLAEVNELPEEQSRYFGNGNRMQMLFNFWANQHLILALVQEKAAPLIEALARLPEIPEVGQWANFIRNHDELTLDKLSEAQQEEIAAALAPDQEKMWIFDRGIRRRFAPMINGDPRRLKLTYSLLLTLPGTPVINYGEELGMGDDLSLPERHPARTPMQWSSEPNGGFSTAPSDKLVLPVIDEGEYGYKHLNVSVQRRDPESLLNWMERAIRMRKECPAFGWGKWQILETGHESVFAHRCEWNGEVAIAIHNLSSEPSHISLTLTDDKGSYLVDLFEDQPDEEVLKISQDIQLAAYGYRWFRVRR; encoded by the coding sequence ATGTTGGATTTATGGTACAAAAATGCTGTGATCTACTGCATCGATGTCGAAACATACATGGATGCAAATGGTGATGGTATTGGTGATTTTATAGGACTAACCCAAAAATTAGACTATCTTGCGGGCTTGGGAGTTACCTGCATTTGGCTAATGCCATTCTATCCTTCTCCTAATAAGGATAACGGCTACGACGTGATGGATTATTACAACGTCGATTCTCGCTTGGGAACGCTAGGCGATTTTGTAGAATTTACCGTTCAAGCGCGTGAGCGTGGTATGCGAATATTGGTTGACTTAGTAGTTAACCACACATCCTCGCAACATCCCTGGTTTCAAGCAGCCTGCAAAAACAAAAACTCAAAATACTGGAACTACTATCTGTGGTCGAAACAGAAACCCAAGGATATCAAGGAAGGAATTGTCTTTCCTGGCTTCCAAAAAACTACTTGGACATATCACCCAGAAGCAGAAGCGTATTATGCTCATAGGTTTTACGATCATCAAGCAGACTTAAATATTACTAATCCTGAAGTTAGGGCAGAAATTCAAAAAATTATGGGTTTCTGGTTAGCTTTAGGCGTATCTGGGTTTCGGATTGATGCTGCACCATTTTTGATTGAATTGCAGCAAGCTGACAATATCTGTGAAATGGTAGACGATCCGATTGTCTATATTGAAGAGTTTCGTAAATTTCTTTCCTGGCGGCAGGGTAATGCCATTTTGTTAGCAGAAGTGAATGAACTTCCTGAAGAACAAAGCCGATATTTTGGGAATGGTAATAGGATGCAGATGCTGTTCAATTTTTGGGCAAATCAGCATCTAATTCTGGCTCTTGTTCAGGAAAAAGCTGCACCACTGATTGAGGCATTAGCAAGATTACCCGAAATTCCCGAAGTTGGTCAGTGGGCAAATTTTATCCGTAACCATGATGAGTTAACACTAGATAAACTTTCTGAGGCTCAACAAGAGGAAATCGCCGCCGCGCTAGCACCAGATCAAGAAAAAATGTGGATTTTTGATCGCGGTATCCGCCGCCGCTTCGCTCCTATGATTAACGGCGATCCACGACGACTCAAGCTTACTTATAGTTTACTGCTAACTTTACCAGGTACTCCTGTAATTAATTACGGTGAGGAACTGGGTATGGGTGATGATTTATCTTTACCAGAGCGTCATCCGGCTCGTACTCCCATGCAGTGGTCGAGCGAACCCAATGGTGGTTTCTCAACTGCTCCCTCCGATAAGTTAGTGCTGCCAGTTATTGATGAAGGGGAATACGGTTACAAGCACTTAAATGTTAGTGTACAACGCCGCGATCCAGAATCGCTGCTTAACTGGATGGAGCGGGCAATCCGTATGCGGAAGGAATGCCCAGCATTTGGTTGGGGGAAATGGCAAATTTTGGAAACAGGGCATGAAAGCGTGTTTGCCCACCGTTGTGAGTGGAATGGTGAAGTGGCGATCGCTATTCACAATCTATCTTCTGAGCCAAGTCATATATCATTAACGCTCACAGATGACAAGGGCAGCTATTTGGTTGACTTATTTGAAGACCAACCCGATGAAGAGGTTTTAAAGATTTCACAAGATATCCAACTTGCGGCTTATGGCTATCGTTGGTTTCGAGTCAGACGCTAG
- a CDS encoding glucose 1-dehydrogenase yields MKGLKGKNVLVTGASSGIGQAIAIRFAQEGANVAINYRSSPAEAEETEELAIKEACGNIENCGVKSLLVQADVSQEADVVRMVSEVIDQFGSLDILINNAGIQIAGAAHEIKIEDFDRVLAVNLRGAYICAREAIKSFISQGSGGIIINISSVHEIIPKPDYVGYSVSKGGMENLTRSLALEYARENIRVNAIGPGATITPINQTWIDEPEKKAQVESKIPLGRAGTSEEMAAAVAFLASDEAAYITGQTLFVDGGLTLYPAFRENWSS; encoded by the coding sequence ATGAAAGGTCTAAAAGGAAAAAATGTTTTAGTAACTGGTGCAAGTTCCGGTATCGGTCAAGCGATCGCAATTCGCTTTGCCCAAGAAGGTGCTAATGTAGCGATTAATTACCGCAGCAGTCCAGCCGAAGCTGAGGAAACCGAAGAATTAGCAATTAAAGAGGCGTGCGGAAATATTGAAAATTGTGGTGTTAAAAGTCTGCTAGTACAAGCTGATGTTTCTCAAGAAGCTGATGTAGTTAGGATGGTATCTGAGGTAATAGATCAGTTTGGCAGTTTGGATATTCTCATTAACAATGCTGGGATACAAATTGCTGGGGCAGCACACGAAATTAAAATTGAGGATTTTGACCGAGTATTAGCGGTTAATCTGCGAGGTGCTTATATTTGCGCCCGCGAAGCAATCAAAAGTTTTATTTCTCAGGGTAGTGGCGGCATCATTATTAATATTTCCAGCGTTCACGAAATAATTCCTAAGCCTGATTATGTAGGCTATTCTGTCAGTAAAGGCGGGATGGAAAATTTGACGCGATCGCTAGCCTTAGAATATGCCCGTGAAAATATTCGTGTCAATGCGATCGGACCTGGGGCAACAATTACACCAATTAATCAAACTTGGATTGATGAGCCAGAAAAAAAAGCTCAAGTAGAAAGTAAAATTCCTTTGGGTCGGGCGGGAACTTCCGAAGAAATGGCGGCGGCGGTAGCATTTTTAGCATCTGACGAAGCAGCTTATATTACAGGTCAAACTCTATTTGTTGATGGTGGTTTAACCCTTTATCCCGCTTTTCGAGAGAATTGGTCTTCATAA
- a CDS encoding tyrosine-type recombinase/integrase produces MTVAKSNDFKYLSMMTMNTNYGVMYQVRLCSKLGRKTIGVGADKIQALNLALMIDEEINKQVVNGQPVEIDYLKALVKEAQEALKVQKTEKLRLVKKDDLHILWDKYVSFHTSIGVWEETYILTTIQTVGNLIKRCPFQRLEQKNQVVEWIFDDSTRSSKTSKDRFKLIVAAIDWNSKTDNIQRKWGIDYRDLLSSISIKSEKKTNTTCDDDREIDIFTVSEVYKILHALKNETYSRFPGKHYQYFKYIYFCWLTGCRPSEAVALKWENIDLIKKRIKFCEGQVNASGRIIKKKGTKTVSVRYFPINDELQALLETIPHRTGYVFLNAANKPISQKGLNGVWHTLLDAMEIRYRIPYQLRHTMISYHANNDYPIHKLAEIVGNSDKVLKEHYLKLDIERIKLPEIIKSV; encoded by the coding sequence ATGACGGTAGCCAAAAGCAACGATTTTAAGTATTTGTCGATGATGACAATGAATACTAACTACGGGGTTATGTACCAAGTACGTCTATGCAGCAAGCTAGGTAGAAAAACAATAGGCGTTGGCGCTGACAAAATTCAGGCATTGAACCTAGCCTTGATGATTGATGAGGAAATCAACAAACAAGTTGTCAATGGTCAACCCGTAGAAATTGACTACCTCAAGGCATTAGTAAAAGAAGCGCAAGAAGCTCTTAAAGTACAAAAAACCGAGAAATTGAGGTTAGTAAAAAAAGATGACTTGCACATACTGTGGGATAAGTATGTGTCATTTCACACATCTATTGGTGTATGGGAGGAAACATATATTCTGACAACTATTCAAACCGTTGGAAATTTAATTAAACGTTGTCCATTTCAACGACTTGAACAAAAAAATCAAGTAGTAGAATGGATTTTTGACGATTCAACCCGTAGCAGTAAAACAAGTAAAGACAGGTTCAAATTAATAGTTGCTGCTATTGATTGGAACTCTAAAACCGATAATATTCAGCGCAAATGGGGTATAGACTACCGAGACTTACTATCATCTATCTCAATCAAGTCTGAGAAAAAAACAAATACAACTTGTGACGATGATCGGGAAATAGATATCTTCACAGTCAGTGAAGTTTACAAAATCCTACACGCTCTCAAAAATGAAACATACTCAAGGTTTCCTGGCAAGCATTACCAGTACTTTAAATACATTTACTTCTGTTGGTTAACAGGTTGTAGACCGTCAGAAGCGGTAGCCTTGAAATGGGAAAATATAGACCTAATCAAAAAGCGGATCAAGTTCTGTGAAGGTCAAGTTAACGCCAGTGGAAGAATTATTAAAAAGAAAGGAACAAAGACAGTTAGTGTTCGTTACTTTCCGATCAATGATGAATTGCAAGCATTATTAGAAACTATCCCTCATAGGACGGGTTATGTATTCTTGAATGCTGCTAATAAGCCTATCTCGCAGAAAGGCTTAAACGGAGTATGGCACACATTATTAGATGCTATGGAGATCAGGTATCGTATACCTTATCAATTACGTCACACAATGATTAGTTATCACGCTAACAACGATTACCCGATCCATAAGTTAGCTGAAATAGTAGGCAATAGCGACAAAGTTCTTAAGGAACATTACTTAAAACTTGATATTGAACGTATCAAACTACCAGAGATTATCAAATCAGTCTAA
- a CDS encoding 2Fe-2S iron-sulfur cluster-binding protein encodes MPHYYKVKIHNRQTGTYHTLTVPDDRYILHSAENQGTELPFSCRNGACTTCAVRVKSGIIHQPEALGLSPHLREQGYALLCVSYARSDLEVETQDEDEVYELQFGRYFAKGKVRFGLPLDED; translated from the coding sequence ATGCCCCATTACTATAAAGTTAAAATTCACAATCGCCAGACAGGTACTTATCATACACTAACAGTGCCAGACGATCGCTATATTTTGCATAGTGCGGAAAATCAGGGAACGGAACTGCCTTTTTCCTGTCGTAATGGCGCTTGTACCACCTGTGCTGTGCGCGTTAAGTCAGGGATTATTCACCAACCAGAAGCCCTGGGACTTTCTCCCCATCTGCGCGAACAAGGTTATGCTTTGTTATGCGTAAGTTATGCTCGCTCTGATCTGGAAGTAGAGACGCAGGATGAGGATGAAGTCTACGAACTTCAGTTTGGTCGCTACTTTGCCAAAGGAAAAGTCAGATTTGGGCTGCCGTTAGATGAGGATTGA